A window of the Pangasianodon hypophthalmus isolate fPanHyp1 chromosome 12, fPanHyp1.pri, whole genome shotgun sequence genome harbors these coding sequences:
- the LOC117599002 gene encoding inactive histone-lysine N-methyltransferase 2E-like isoform X2 — protein MSFMSRVSVCGRSFSMCSASSCGTHNTSIFKKQRPVYRLCEMKLRRRRRDNPKQEAEYFTSAAKDKEGFDVKYINSFIGRGVFSCVHFDKGDFLLEYRGQLINKAECERRQKLYHDAMKAFMYEFRFNGRLLCVDASREDGSLGRLVNDDHISPNSKMKIITVEGKPHLCLFATRSIDPGEEITYDYGNSELPWRNKIVAEEHQLPPEENSTMALSEARRVKDNQSLSQHQAVSEADPFTPVTEDTQATINQTEQNIAGAVTEVTSELTSVMDKLETDVLGGETEKNIAGAVTEVTSELTSVMDKLETDVPGGETEKNTAGTITEVTTVLTTIKDKMEPEVPRKETEKITIVKEQSGPEEKDTIAPSEKTEKNCKHEMVFTTVSSMNKCAACVGPVASLKWIGLRCKVCNCFWHKSCFVKLIKNESLSWLPNPRRYLVWECRLCHGCQTQNPDPTVVFI, from the exons ATGTCATTCATGTCACGTGTCTCGGTTTGTGGGCGGAGTTTCTCTATGTGCAGCGCGTCATCATGCGGAACTCATAATACgtcaatctttaaaaaacag CGTCCGGTGTACAGACTGTGTGAGATgaagctgaggaggaggaggagagacaatCCCAAACAGGAGGCTGAATATTTCACATCTGCTGCCAAAGACAAGGAGGGATTTgatgtgaaatatataaattcatttatag GACGTGGAGTATTCagttgtgttcattttgataaGGGAGATTTTCTTTTGGAGTACAGAGGACAACTCATAAACAAAGCTGAATGTGAACGACGACAGAAGTTGTATCACGATGCCATGAAAGCATTCATGTATGAATTCCGTTTCAATGGAAGACTCTTATG TGTCGATGCTTCCAGAGAAGATGGTTCCCTTGGGAGACTTGTCAATGATGACCACATCAgcccaaacagcaaaatgaaaataatcactgtagaGGGAAAGCctcatctgtgtttatttgcgACTAGGAGCATCGACCCTGGAGAAGAAATCACATACGATTATGGCAATTCTGAGTTGCCTTGGAGAAATAAG ATTGTAGCTGAAGAACACCAACTGCCACCAGAGGAAAACAGCACTATGGCATTGAGTGAGGCCAGGAGGGTGAAAGACAATCAGTCTCTGTCACAGCACCAG GCTGTTTCTGAGGCAGACCCCTTTACCCCTGTGACCGAAGATACCCAGGCAACCATCAACCAAACAGAACAG aatatagctggagccgtcactgaggttacatcagagctgacgtctgtgatggacaagttggagactgatgttctgggaggagagacagaaaag aatatagctggagccgtcactgaggttacatcagagctgacgtctgtgatggacaagttggagactgatgttccaggaggagagacagaaaag aatacAGCTGGAACCATTACTGAGGTTACAACAGTGCTGACGACTATAAAGGACAAGATGGAGCCTGAGGTTCCAAGaaaggagacagaaaag ATTACCATTGTGAAGGAGCAATCTGGGCCTGAGGAAAAAGATACAATAGCACCaagtgagaaaacagaaaaa AATTGTAAACATGAAATGGTCTTCACAACTGTTTCGAGCATGAACAAATGTGCAGCATGTGTTGGACCTGTAGCATCACTCAAATGGATTGGTCTGAGATGCAAAG tcTGCAATTGTTTTTGGCACAAGTCCTGCTTTGTAAAACTTATTAAGAATGAGTCACTATCATGG CTTCCAAACCCCAGGAGATATCTGGTGTGGGAATGTAGACTCTGCCATGGCTGCCAAACCCAAAACCCTGACCCTACCGTGGTGTTCATTTAG
- the LOC117599002 gene encoding inactive histone-lysine N-methyltransferase 2E-like isoform X1, which yields MSFMSRVSVCGRSFSMCSASSCGTHNTSIFKKQRPVYRLCEMKLRRRRRDNPKQEAEYFTSAAKDKEGFDVKYINSFIGRGVFSCVHFDKGDFLLEYRGQLINKAECERRQKLYHDAMKAFMYEFRFNGRLLCVDASREDGSLGRLVNDDHISPNSKMKIITVEGKPHLCLFATRSIDPGEEITYDYGNSELPWRNKIVAEEHQLPPEENSTMALSEARRVKDNQSLSQHQAVSEADPFTPVTEDTQATINQTEQNIAGAVTEVTSELTSVMDKLETDVLGGETEKNIAGAVTEVTSELTSVMDKLETDVPGGETEKNTAGTITEVTTVLTTIKDKMEPEVPRKETEKITIVKEQSGPEEKDTIAPSEKTEKNCKHEMVFTTVSSMNKCAACVGPVASLKWIGLRCKVCNCFWHKSCFVKLIKNESLSWVSAFIIHYINFSHLQVQFLVIVCFLVLESKYW from the exons ATGTCATTCATGTCACGTGTCTCGGTTTGTGGGCGGAGTTTCTCTATGTGCAGCGCGTCATCATGCGGAACTCATAATACgtcaatctttaaaaaacag CGTCCGGTGTACAGACTGTGTGAGATgaagctgaggaggaggaggagagacaatCCCAAACAGGAGGCTGAATATTTCACATCTGCTGCCAAAGACAAGGAGGGATTTgatgtgaaatatataaattcatttatag GACGTGGAGTATTCagttgtgttcattttgataaGGGAGATTTTCTTTTGGAGTACAGAGGACAACTCATAAACAAAGCTGAATGTGAACGACGACAGAAGTTGTATCACGATGCCATGAAAGCATTCATGTATGAATTCCGTTTCAATGGAAGACTCTTATG TGTCGATGCTTCCAGAGAAGATGGTTCCCTTGGGAGACTTGTCAATGATGACCACATCAgcccaaacagcaaaatgaaaataatcactgtagaGGGAAAGCctcatctgtgtttatttgcgACTAGGAGCATCGACCCTGGAGAAGAAATCACATACGATTATGGCAATTCTGAGTTGCCTTGGAGAAATAAG ATTGTAGCTGAAGAACACCAACTGCCACCAGAGGAAAACAGCACTATGGCATTGAGTGAGGCCAGGAGGGTGAAAGACAATCAGTCTCTGTCACAGCACCAG GCTGTTTCTGAGGCAGACCCCTTTACCCCTGTGACCGAAGATACCCAGGCAACCATCAACCAAACAGAACAG aatatagctggagccgtcactgaggttacatcagagctgacgtctgtgatggacaagttggagactgatgttctgggaggagagacagaaaag aatatagctggagccgtcactgaggttacatcagagctgacgtctgtgatggacaagttggagactgatgttccaggaggagagacagaaaag aatacAGCTGGAACCATTACTGAGGTTACAACAGTGCTGACGACTATAAAGGACAAGATGGAGCCTGAGGTTCCAAGaaaggagacagaaaag ATTACCATTGTGAAGGAGCAATCTGGGCCTGAGGAAAAAGATACAATAGCACCaagtgagaaaacagaaaaa AATTGTAAACATGAAATGGTCTTCACAACTGTTTCGAGCATGAACAAATGTGCAGCATGTGTTGGACCTGTAGCATCACTCAAATGGATTGGTCTGAGATGCAAAG tcTGCAATTGTTTTTGGCACAAGTCCTGCTTTGTAAAACTTATTAAGAATGAGTCACTATCATGGGTGAGtgcatttataattcattatataaattttagtcATTTGCAAGTGCAATTTCTAGTGATCGTTTGTTTTCTGGTACTAGAGAGTAAGTACTGGTGA
- the LOC117599002 gene encoding inactive histone-lysine N-methyltransferase 2E-like isoform X3, with product MSFMSRVSVCGRSFSMCSASSCGTHNTSIFKKQRPVYRLCEMKLRRRRRDNPKQEAEYFTSAAKDKEGFDVKYINSFIGRGVFSCVHFDKGDFLLEYRGQLINKAECERRQKLYHDAMKAFMYEFRFNGRLLCVDASREDGSLGRLVNDDHISPNSKMKIITVEGKPHLCLFATRSIDPGEEITYDYGNSELPWRNKIVAEEHQLPPEENSTMALSEARRVKDNQSLSQHQAVSEADPFTPVTEDTQATINQTEQNIAGAVTEVTSELTSVMDKLETDVLGGETEKNIAGAVTEVTSELTSVMDKLETDVPGGETEKNTAGTITEVTTVLTTIKDKMEPEVPRKETEKITIVKEQSGPEEKDTIAPSEKTEKNCKHEMVFTTVSSMNKCAACVGPVASLKWIGLRCKVCNCFWHKSCFVKLIKNESLSWGCRRITHQKKPKLDVLVVFSKLYMWF from the exons ATGTCATTCATGTCACGTGTCTCGGTTTGTGGGCGGAGTTTCTCTATGTGCAGCGCGTCATCATGCGGAACTCATAATACgtcaatctttaaaaaacag CGTCCGGTGTACAGACTGTGTGAGATgaagctgaggaggaggaggagagacaatCCCAAACAGGAGGCTGAATATTTCACATCTGCTGCCAAAGACAAGGAGGGATTTgatgtgaaatatataaattcatttatag GACGTGGAGTATTCagttgtgttcattttgataaGGGAGATTTTCTTTTGGAGTACAGAGGACAACTCATAAACAAAGCTGAATGTGAACGACGACAGAAGTTGTATCACGATGCCATGAAAGCATTCATGTATGAATTCCGTTTCAATGGAAGACTCTTATG TGTCGATGCTTCCAGAGAAGATGGTTCCCTTGGGAGACTTGTCAATGATGACCACATCAgcccaaacagcaaaatgaaaataatcactgtagaGGGAAAGCctcatctgtgtttatttgcgACTAGGAGCATCGACCCTGGAGAAGAAATCACATACGATTATGGCAATTCTGAGTTGCCTTGGAGAAATAAG ATTGTAGCTGAAGAACACCAACTGCCACCAGAGGAAAACAGCACTATGGCATTGAGTGAGGCCAGGAGGGTGAAAGACAATCAGTCTCTGTCACAGCACCAG GCTGTTTCTGAGGCAGACCCCTTTACCCCTGTGACCGAAGATACCCAGGCAACCATCAACCAAACAGAACAG aatatagctggagccgtcactgaggttacatcagagctgacgtctgtgatggacaagttggagactgatgttctgggaggagagacagaaaag aatatagctggagccgtcactgaggttacatcagagctgacgtctgtgatggacaagttggagactgatgttccaggaggagagacagaaaag aatacAGCTGGAACCATTACTGAGGTTACAACAGTGCTGACGACTATAAAGGACAAGATGGAGCCTGAGGTTCCAAGaaaggagacagaaaag ATTACCATTGTGAAGGAGCAATCTGGGCCTGAGGAAAAAGATACAATAGCACCaagtgagaaaacagaaaaa AATTGTAAACATGAAATGGTCTTCACAACTGTTTCGAGCATGAACAAATGTGCAGCATGTGTTGGACCTGTAGCATCACTCAAATGGATTGGTCTGAGATGCAAAG tcTGCAATTGTTTTTGGCACAAGTCCTGCTTTGTAAAACTTATTAAGAATGAGTCACTATCATGG GGATGCAGAAGGATCACCCACCAAAAGAAGCCAAAGCTGGATGTTCTGGTTGTATTTTCCAAGTTATATATGTGgttttga
- the LOC117599002 gene encoding inactive histone-lysine N-methyltransferase 2E-like isoform X4, with translation MEPWRPVYRLCEMKLRRRRRDNPKQEAEYFTSAAKDKEGFDVKYINSFIGRGVFSCVHFDKGDFLLEYRGQLINKAECERRQKLYHDAMKAFMYEFRFNGRLLCVDASREDGSLGRLVNDDHISPNSKMKIITVEGKPHLCLFATRSIDPGEEITYDYGNSELPWRNKIVAEEHQLPPEENSTMALSEARRVKDNQSLSQHQAVSEADPFTPVTEDTQATINQTEQNIAGAVTEVTSELTSVMDKLETDVLGGETEKNIAGAVTEVTSELTSVMDKLETDVPGGETEKNTAGTITEVTTVLTTIKDKMEPEVPRKETEKITIVKEQSGPEEKDTIAPSEKTEKNCKHEMVFTTVSSMNKCAACVGPVASLKWIGLRCKVCNCFWHKSCFVKLIKNESLSWVSAFIIHYINFSHLQVQFLVIVCFLVLESKYW, from the exons ATGGAGCCCTGG CGTCCGGTGTACAGACTGTGTGAGATgaagctgaggaggaggaggagagacaatCCCAAACAGGAGGCTGAATATTTCACATCTGCTGCCAAAGACAAGGAGGGATTTgatgtgaaatatataaattcatttatag GACGTGGAGTATTCagttgtgttcattttgataaGGGAGATTTTCTTTTGGAGTACAGAGGACAACTCATAAACAAAGCTGAATGTGAACGACGACAGAAGTTGTATCACGATGCCATGAAAGCATTCATGTATGAATTCCGTTTCAATGGAAGACTCTTATG TGTCGATGCTTCCAGAGAAGATGGTTCCCTTGGGAGACTTGTCAATGATGACCACATCAgcccaaacagcaaaatgaaaataatcactgtagaGGGAAAGCctcatctgtgtttatttgcgACTAGGAGCATCGACCCTGGAGAAGAAATCACATACGATTATGGCAATTCTGAGTTGCCTTGGAGAAATAAG ATTGTAGCTGAAGAACACCAACTGCCACCAGAGGAAAACAGCACTATGGCATTGAGTGAGGCCAGGAGGGTGAAAGACAATCAGTCTCTGTCACAGCACCAG GCTGTTTCTGAGGCAGACCCCTTTACCCCTGTGACCGAAGATACCCAGGCAACCATCAACCAAACAGAACAG aatatagctggagccgtcactgaggttacatcagagctgacgtctgtgatggacaagttggagactgatgttctgggaggagagacagaaaag aatatagctggagccgtcactgaggttacatcagagctgacgtctgtgatggacaagttggagactgatgttccaggaggagagacagaaaag aatacAGCTGGAACCATTACTGAGGTTACAACAGTGCTGACGACTATAAAGGACAAGATGGAGCCTGAGGTTCCAAGaaaggagacagaaaag ATTACCATTGTGAAGGAGCAATCTGGGCCTGAGGAAAAAGATACAATAGCACCaagtgagaaaacagaaaaa AATTGTAAACATGAAATGGTCTTCACAACTGTTTCGAGCATGAACAAATGTGCAGCATGTGTTGGACCTGTAGCATCACTCAAATGGATTGGTCTGAGATGCAAAG tcTGCAATTGTTTTTGGCACAAGTCCTGCTTTGTAAAACTTATTAAGAATGAGTCACTATCATGGGTGAGtgcatttataattcattatataaattttagtcATTTGCAAGTGCAATTTCTAGTGATCGTTTGTTTTCTGGTACTAGAGAGTAAGTACTGGTGA